CTTACTTATAATTTTTTATGGCGTCGGCAATAATTTTTTTCGCCGCGCCGGCATTGTCAAACCCCAAGACCTTGACGAATTTGCCCTTTTCCAAATCTTTGTAATGTTCAAAGAAATGTTTTATCTGGTCGAGTAAAATTTGCGGCAAATCAGTCGCCTCGTTAATTTTATCATACAAGGCGGTAACCTTGCCATGCGGCACGCAGATTATTTTTTCATCCTTGCCCGATTCATCCTCGGTCAACAACACGCCAACCGGTCGCACGCGAATCACCGACCCGGCGGCCAATGCAAATGGCGCAACCACCAACACATCGGCCGGGTCGCCATCGCCCGACAGGGTGTGGGGGATAAAACCATAATTGCATGGGTAATACATCGGGGTTGCCAAAAACCGGTCGACAATCACCATGCCGGCGTCTTTATCG
The sequence above is drawn from the Hydrotalea sp. genome and encodes:
- the ppa gene encoding inorganic diphosphatase, whose protein sequence is MDISKIAIGKNPPEDINAIIEIPMMVPVKYEIDKDAGMVIVDRFLATPMYYPCNYGFIPHTLSGDGDPADVLVVAPFALAAGSVIRVRPVGVLLTEDESGKDEKIICVPHGKVTALYDKINEATDLPQILLDQIKHFFEHYKDLEKGKFVKVLGFDNAGAAKKIIADAIKNYK